A genomic region of Salinibacter pepae contains the following coding sequences:
- a CDS encoding acyltransferase has protein sequence MIQDDAYVNRFTFIDASDRVEIGPKTMIGPNCYITDHDHGTATGDQVGDQPLVNEQVHVGKDVWIGAGAIVLKGVEVGDHAIVAAGAVVTESVPSYGVVAGVPAEIIRIRE, from the coding sequence GTGATTCAGGACGACGCGTACGTCAATCGATTCACATTTATTGACGCGTCAGATCGCGTGGAGATTGGTCCGAAGACGATGATTGGGCCGAACTGTTATATTACCGACCACGATCATGGAACGGCGACCGGGGATCAGGTTGGGGATCAGCCCCTTGTGAATGAACAGGTTCATGTTGGGAAAGACGTATGGATCGGGGCGGGTGCCATCGTGCTGAAAGGGGTTGAGGTTGGCGATCACGCGATCGTGGCCGCGGGGGCTGTCGTTACGGAATCAGTTCCCTCGTATGGAGTAGTGGCTGGAGTTCCCGCAGAGATTATACGAATCCGAGAGTAG
- a CDS encoding glycosyltransferase family 2 protein, protein MPDHTVPVSAIIPTWRRLAPLRKTLDVLRSCEPSPAEILVHVDAGDDDTAPWLRENATEVQVLESDERRGPGGGRNRLMAASSQPYVASLDDDSYPLDADYFARVVEAFDRHPEAGMIAAVITLREEDPEPIRNEAEEVALFTGCGCIYRRKAWREVNGYIPRAVAYGLEEVDLALQMLDEGWKIFRDHRLRVRHDTNLTHHDNPEQTASTIVNTAVLPYIRYPKRYWFWGAAQYLNKIRWFIAAGRTEGIGRGIRNTISKLWEYRGLRSPVDPDTLQKFRELRG, encoded by the coding sequence ATGCCCGACCACACGGTCCCCGTCTCCGCCATCATTCCAACCTGGCGGCGTCTTGCTCCGCTTCGCAAGACGCTCGACGTGCTTCGTTCCTGTGAGCCGTCTCCGGCGGAGATCCTCGTGCACGTGGATGCTGGTGATGACGACACTGCTCCCTGGCTGCGAGAGAATGCGACGGAAGTGCAGGTGCTCGAGAGTGATGAGCGAAGAGGCCCCGGTGGGGGCCGCAACCGCCTCATGGCGGCCTCAAGCCAGCCCTACGTGGCGAGCCTCGACGACGACTCGTATCCGCTGGACGCCGACTACTTCGCCCGTGTCGTGGAGGCGTTTGACCGGCATCCTGAAGCGGGAATGATTGCCGCCGTGATCACACTCCGTGAGGAAGACCCTGAGCCCATTCGAAATGAGGCCGAAGAGGTGGCTCTCTTTACAGGATGCGGGTGTATCTATCGGAGAAAAGCCTGGAGGGAGGTGAACGGATACATTCCCCGAGCCGTGGCGTACGGACTAGAAGAGGTGGATCTGGCGTTGCAGATGTTGGATGAGGGATGGAAAATTTTTCGGGACCACCGTCTGCGAGTCCGTCATGACACCAACCTTACGCACCACGACAATCCAGAGCAGACTGCAAGCACGATCGTAAATACGGCGGTGCTTCCGTACATTCGGTATCCAAAACGTTATTGGTTTTGGGGAGCGGCGCAGTACCTGAACAAAATTCGCTGGTTCATTGCTGCGGGACGAACAGAAGGAATCGGGCGGGGGATCCGGAATACCATCTCGAAGCTTTGGGAGTATCGCGGGCTGCGAAGCCCAGTAGACCCCGATACGCTTCAGAAATTTCGAGAACTGCGGGGGTAG
- a CDS encoding glycosyltransferase family 4 protein — MAEHASWLVAQIGAREHYAIARGLHRHGHLQGLITDAWVEPTSLLRSLPGRPFQKLTERYHSDLRGADVHHFTRSLLGFEAWVRLRGTTGWDRVMRRNQWFQRRAVPAVRRLAAEADDSPVIYAYSYAARALFEEGQDRNAQAVLGQINAGPYEEDLVAAQQEQHPGFDEQFVRAPARYWEHWREECEMADTIVVNSDWSRTALDEAGIETDKVSVVPLIYEADPISVDEDAYPKQFSAERPLRVLYLGTLTLRKGIAPLLEAASLVEDRPVEWWIVGDGPVTIPEPYRSHEQIRWVGQVPRSEVDAYYRDADVFILPTISDGFALTQLEAQAQGLPVIASQRCGDVVRHGQNGLRLGAVTPEEIADAVVQCLNHPDRLRDMAVQATSRVADFREEAVLPQLLSVVQEG, encoded by the coding sequence ATGGCTGAACATGCATCCTGGCTCGTTGCCCAGATTGGAGCCCGCGAGCACTACGCCATTGCACGCGGTCTGCATCGGCACGGGCACCTTCAAGGACTGATCACGGACGCCTGGGTGGAGCCCACTTCCCTCCTCCGGTCCCTTCCCGGGCGCCCGTTTCAGAAGTTGACCGAGCGGTATCATTCCGACCTCCGAGGGGCAGACGTACATCACTTCACCCGTTCACTGCTCGGCTTCGAGGCATGGGTTCGCCTGCGGGGAACGACGGGTTGGGACCGCGTCATGCGTCGAAACCAATGGTTTCAGCGTCGGGCGGTGCCTGCTGTCCGGCGCCTCGCTGCCGAGGCGGATGATTCCCCGGTCATCTATGCCTACAGCTACGCCGCCCGTGCCCTTTTTGAAGAGGGGCAGGATCGAAATGCTCAAGCCGTGCTGGGACAGATTAACGCGGGTCCGTATGAGGAGGACCTCGTGGCCGCGCAGCAGGAGCAGCATCCTGGCTTCGACGAGCAGTTCGTGCGGGCCCCGGCCCGCTACTGGGAACACTGGCGAGAGGAGTGCGAAATGGCCGACACCATTGTCGTTAATTCGGACTGGTCCCGCACGGCCCTCGACGAGGCCGGGATCGAGACGGACAAGGTCTCCGTCGTGCCGCTCATCTACGAGGCGGACCCGATTTCCGTCGACGAAGACGCTTATCCGAAGCAGTTTTCTGCGGAGCGCCCCCTGCGCGTTCTCTATCTCGGGACCCTCACGCTGCGGAAGGGCATTGCTCCCCTGTTGGAGGCGGCGTCCCTGGTGGAGGACCGTCCCGTCGAGTGGTGGATCGTCGGCGACGGGCCCGTCACGATTCCGGAGCCCTATCGATCGCACGAGCAGATTCGATGGGTGGGGCAGGTGCCACGGAGTGAGGTGGATGCGTACTACCGGGACGCCGATGTCTTCATTCTGCCCACGATTTCGGATGGGTTCGCCTTGACCCAGCTGGAGGCGCAGGCCCAGGGGCTTCCGGTGATTGCCTCACAGCGGTGCGGAGATGTCGTCCGGCACGGGCAAAACGGGTTACGCCTGGGCGCCGTGACGCCCGAAGAGATTGCGGACGCGGTGGTCCAGTGCCTCAATCACCCGGATCGGCTGCGAGACATGGCCGTACAGGCCACGAGCCGGGTGGCCGATTTTCGGGAGGAAGCCGTACTCCCGCAGCTCCTAAGTGTAGTTCAGGAGGGGTGA
- a CDS encoding O-antigen polymerase, with the protein MNRAGGSRTRARAQRLQSAPNTPDWGATVLFLATLFVTAFFLDGRSSYAVAHRAAIGVGIGLGGLTLLEMRHSWRHLFRADLMAMAALYFLTLFEFWFSQSAFANQITAPLVQQGAELVLWGFGGLALGRHFVPGPSQKVTRLMRQPTPPSLIVGVFWVCMGIGYLYMLLAVNFNLVAMVEYMLEPRFGRPWGRGRLGGWWALVHELSLFKYLVPPLAGVVFARRQRYSTGQTLSVTGGALFVLFDGFASGTRHVFGIYLLTFLVGYSFALPHGKWKKAAVVSGAGALLMYWATSVMLAFRGIGLGAYVALGGSSRYLEGKSGLFIDYNLRNISQLTEAFPEPYGYLGWEVPYWALVKPIPRALWPGKPTGLSTGIEEALGAEGLTLSTTFVGEAYMAGGTVGVVLIATVLGMLCSWWTQHLTRRNSDLGILVYASGFFAIAVGMRSMFWVTTGMLPAVAAVVGGTILLRQYTSSRPQRAARAVH; encoded by the coding sequence ATGAATAGAGCAGGTGGCAGCAGAACTCGGGCCCGGGCGCAGCGTCTCCAATCGGCGCCGAATACGCCGGACTGGGGCGCCACGGTCCTGTTCCTGGCAACGCTCTTTGTGACGGCCTTCTTCCTGGATGGCCGCTCCTCCTACGCGGTGGCGCATCGTGCCGCCATCGGGGTTGGGATCGGACTCGGTGGGCTGACGCTCCTCGAGATGCGCCACTCCTGGAGACATCTCTTTCGGGCCGACCTGATGGCGATGGCGGCCCTGTACTTCCTGACACTGTTCGAGTTTTGGTTTTCGCAGTCGGCGTTCGCAAATCAGATTACGGCCCCGCTCGTGCAGCAGGGGGCGGAGCTCGTGCTGTGGGGGTTCGGGGGACTGGCCCTGGGACGTCATTTCGTGCCCGGCCCCAGCCAGAAGGTCACGCGACTCATGCGGCAGCCCACCCCGCCCTCTTTGATCGTCGGGGTATTCTGGGTCTGCATGGGGATCGGATACCTGTACATGCTTCTGGCCGTGAACTTCAATCTTGTGGCCATGGTGGAGTATATGCTGGAGCCTCGGTTTGGTCGGCCCTGGGGACGAGGGCGGCTCGGAGGATGGTGGGCCCTGGTTCATGAACTCAGTTTGTTCAAGTATCTGGTTCCTCCACTCGCAGGAGTCGTTTTTGCCCGCCGTCAACGGTACTCTACCGGACAGACGCTTTCAGTCACCGGAGGGGCGCTCTTTGTTTTGTTCGACGGGTTTGCGAGTGGCACCCGGCACGTCTTCGGCATCTACCTTCTCACCTTCCTCGTCGGATACAGCTTTGCGCTGCCACATGGGAAATGGAAAAAGGCCGCGGTCGTGTCCGGAGCGGGGGCTCTCCTGATGTACTGGGCGACGAGCGTCATGCTGGCGTTCCGGGGCATCGGGCTCGGGGCGTACGTGGCCCTCGGCGGCAGCAGTCGGTATCTTGAGGGAAAATCGGGGCTCTTCATTGACTACAATCTGCGAAACATTTCCCAGTTGACGGAGGCCTTTCCGGAACCCTACGGTTACCTCGGGTGGGAAGTCCCGTACTGGGCGTTGGTTAAGCCCATTCCCCGCGCGTTGTGGCCGGGCAAGCCGACGGGACTGAGTACGGGAATTGAGGAGGCCCTGGGCGCTGAAGGGTTGACGCTGTCGACGACCTTCGTTGGGGAGGCCTACATGGCCGGGGGAACGGTCGGCGTCGTTCTGATCGCCACGGTCCTCGGGATGCTCTGCAGCTGGTGGACGCAGCACCTGACACGCCGAAACTCGGACTTGGGCATTCTCGTCTACGCGTCGGGCTTCTTTGCAATCGCCGTTGGAATGCGCAGCATGTTTTGGGTCACCACGGGCATGCTGCCCGCCGTGGCCGCCGTCGTGGGGGGAACGATTTTGCTCCGGCAGTACACCTCGTCTCGGCCCCAGCGTGCGGCCCGGGCCGTCCATTGA
- a CDS encoding glycosyltransferase family 4 protein: MGVLSVVPSPYQRDLFAALAARPEVDLEVYYQEDAVPESPWPAYELAPYESVLSGFWLGSGPRRLYINWNLPNFRAFDVVILNTSYLSLATQWLMRAGLGETPWVVWAERLRAQDSKIKRAAQRLLTAPFGGASAIAAIGTLARRQYQQRFPDQRVVNIPYHCDLSAYRRVAGQSSSGEGVTFLFCGQMIHRKGVDLLLRAFESLVADGLDVRLVLVGREAELPEMMGDVGTAARGRIAFEGFQDPEDLPRYFGQADVFVLPSRHDGWGVVVNEALGAGLPLICSKAVGAAHDLVRPGENGVVVSPGEEEPLRKAMMRIARDDALRQSWRRTSREDAAHWTPSEGAKKWTELVESVV, encoded by the coding sequence ATGGGCGTCTTGTCCGTCGTGCCCTCCCCGTATCAGCGGGATTTGTTTGCGGCCCTGGCGGCGCGCCCGGAGGTCGACCTTGAAGTGTACTATCAGGAGGATGCCGTTCCCGAGTCTCCCTGGCCGGCGTATGAGTTGGCCCCCTACGAATCTGTGCTTTCGGGGTTTTGGCTAGGCTCGGGGCCGCGTCGCCTGTACATCAACTGGAACCTCCCCAACTTTCGGGCCTTCGACGTGGTCATTCTGAACACGAGCTACCTGTCGCTTGCCACGCAGTGGCTGATGCGTGCAGGACTGGGCGAGACGCCGTGGGTCGTGTGGGCCGAGCGACTGCGGGCACAAGATTCGAAGATCAAGCGAGCGGCCCAGCGCCTGTTGACCGCACCCTTCGGGGGGGCCAGTGCGATTGCGGCCATCGGCACGCTCGCCCGTCGCCAGTACCAGCAGCGGTTTCCGGATCAGCGGGTCGTGAACATTCCGTACCATTGCGACCTGAGTGCGTATCGGCGCGTCGCCGGGCAGTCGTCCTCCGGCGAGGGGGTCACCTTTCTGTTCTGTGGACAGATGATCCATCGGAAAGGGGTGGATCTTCTTCTGCGGGCCTTCGAGTCCCTCGTAGCAGACGGATTGGACGTTCGTCTCGTGCTAGTGGGGCGGGAGGCCGAGCTCCCAGAGATGATGGGGGACGTGGGGACGGCCGCGCGAGGACGCATCGCTTTCGAGGGGTTTCAGGATCCGGAGGACCTTCCTCGCTACTTTGGGCAGGCCGACGTGTTCGTGCTGCCGAGTCGGCATGACGGGTGGGGCGTGGTCGTCAATGAAGCGCTCGGGGCCGGCCTGCCGCTGATTTGCTCCAAGGCCGTGGGCGCAGCCCACGATTTGGTTCGCCCTGGAGAGAACGGAGTGGTAGTCTCGCCCGGAGAAGAAGAACCCCTCCGGAAGGCGATGATGCGCATTGCACGAGACGATGCGCTCCGGCAGTCCTGGCGGCGCACATCGCGCGAGGATGCAGCGCACTGGACCCCCTCAGAGGGGGCGAAGAAGTGGACAGAGCTCGTAGAGTCGGTAGTCTGA
- a CDS encoding glycosyltransferase, with amino-acid sequence MSLNVAFFEPPPQQAEGGLERAIEMLDDYFEPRDVQVRRRATASEVWSRPPDLVHFHGLWQPDHAWASWLCRRLDVPYVVSPHGMLEPWAWAQKKWKKHPYYAAVGRFHLQGADGVLATSKQEASNLQAFVSEDQLRSIPLAITDDVGPAYSEAREALEWPDDERVLLYLSRVHPKKGLHMLLEALVDLPSSAKEKKRLVIVGPGPDDYAEQLKSYAQQHRDRLPQVDWEGPVWGNEKWTYLQGADLMCLPTHSENFGLVVLEALQVGTPVLTTDTTPWDFLQEWAAGLIVAPDVEEIGEALRSFNERFMWTDSKRHQLARRARKRFSMSKVGSKYAEVYGDVSKFSR; translated from the coding sequence ATGTCCCTGAACGTCGCATTCTTCGAGCCTCCTCCTCAACAAGCGGAGGGCGGGCTCGAGCGGGCGATCGAGATGCTCGACGACTATTTCGAGCCGCGGGACGTCCAGGTTCGGCGACGTGCGACGGCATCCGAGGTGTGGAGCCGTCCCCCGGACCTGGTCCACTTTCACGGCCTCTGGCAGCCCGACCACGCGTGGGCGTCGTGGCTGTGCCGCCGCCTCGACGTGCCGTACGTCGTGTCCCCGCACGGCATGCTGGAGCCATGGGCCTGGGCCCAAAAGAAATGGAAGAAGCACCCGTACTACGCCGCAGTCGGGCGGTTTCACCTGCAGGGGGCCGATGGTGTGCTCGCGACGAGCAAACAGGAAGCGTCGAATCTCCAGGCATTCGTTTCAGAAGACCAACTTCGGTCCATTCCTCTGGCGATCACCGACGATGTTGGACCGGCGTACTCCGAGGCCCGGGAGGCCTTGGAATGGCCCGATGATGAACGGGTGCTGCTGTATCTGTCACGAGTACATCCCAAGAAAGGACTGCACATGCTGCTGGAGGCACTCGTCGATCTACCGTCTTCGGCCAAGGAGAAAAAACGTCTCGTGATCGTAGGGCCAGGCCCTGACGACTACGCGGAGCAGCTCAAGTCATACGCACAGCAGCATCGAGATCGGCTGCCCCAAGTAGATTGGGAAGGCCCTGTGTGGGGAAACGAAAAGTGGACGTATCTCCAAGGGGCGGATCTAATGTGTTTACCCACGCACTCTGAGAACTTCGGACTCGTTGTCCTTGAGGCACTACAAGTCGGGACCCCCGTGCTGACTACAGACACCACACCTTGGGACTTTCTTCAGGAGTGGGCAGCGGGACTTATCGTTGCTCCAGACGTGGAGGAGATTGGAGAGGCCCTGAGATCTTTTAATGAGAGATTTATGTGGACTGACTCAAAGCGTCATCAGTTGGCCCGCAGAGCAAGAAAACGTTTCTCAATGTCTAAGGTGGGCTCAAAATACGCTGAGGTTTATGGGGATGTCTCCAAGTTCAGTAGATAG
- a CDS encoding nucleotidyltransferase domain-containing protein, with amino-acid sequence MACVRPGTGAERAEAVAARLSEATDWDRLLQLAVHHRVRGPLYRGLMSLPPDRVPADVQDSLGSMARAAALQNKFLIGEMGRVQSLLADTGVQSLAFKGPVLAYTVYRDGRYRHTRDIDLVVRPADFEHAKSLLLQDEYRPFRDRTASLLDRLGVYLNQQTALIRGNTFAIDLHASLTPIVHASGAQFEGLWGRSVRQAVEGACIRLLHPRDRLLMLCQQAIKNRWNRLKYTCDVAECLWATDELEGDLNWRALWDEAQQTAQARLLLANLFIAHELFQTPLPDFVHAEIERDRHANRIGRWGVRKLRSGLSSVGVSVSERMWLYWTVQDTVSHSIHYAGYSLVRNLWEQAQHVRSALRGP; translated from the coding sequence GTGGCCTGTGTTCGCCCAGGGACGGGGGCCGAACGTGCAGAGGCGGTTGCGGCCCGGCTCTCTGAGGCCACAGACTGGGACCGGCTCCTACAGCTCGCCGTGCACCACCGGGTCCGTGGGCCGCTGTATCGGGGGCTTATGTCCCTTCCTCCGGATCGGGTGCCGGCCGACGTGCAGGACAGCCTCGGGTCCATGGCCCGGGCGGCCGCGCTTCAGAACAAGTTCCTGATCGGGGAGATGGGCCGCGTCCAGTCGCTCCTCGCCGACACGGGGGTGCAGAGCCTTGCGTTTAAGGGCCCCGTGCTTGCTTACACGGTATATCGGGATGGCCGGTACCGGCATACCCGCGACATTGACCTTGTGGTTCGCCCGGCGGATTTCGAGCACGCGAAGTCGCTTCTTCTCCAGGACGAGTACAGGCCGTTTCGGGACCGAACGGCATCGCTTCTGGACCGCCTCGGGGTCTATCTGAATCAGCAGACGGCCCTCATCCGCGGCAATACCTTCGCCATTGACCTGCACGCCAGCCTGACCCCGATTGTGCACGCCAGCGGGGCCCAGTTTGAAGGTCTCTGGGGCCGGTCCGTACGGCAGGCCGTGGAGGGTGCCTGCATTCGGCTGCTCCACCCCAGGGATCGGCTGTTGATGCTGTGCCAGCAGGCGATCAAGAACCGCTGGAACCGCCTGAAGTACACCTGCGACGTTGCCGAGTGCCTTTGGGCCACGGACGAGCTGGAAGGTGATCTGAACTGGCGGGCACTGTGGGACGAGGCCCAGCAGACGGCCCAGGCGCGGCTGCTGCTCGCGAACCTGTTCATCGCCCACGAGCTTTTCCAGACGCCCCTGCCAGACTTTGTGCACGCCGAGATCGAGCGCGACCGGCACGCCAACCGCATTGGCCGATGGGGGGTGCGCAAACTGCGGTCCGGGCTGTCCTCCGTGGGGGTGAGCGTGTCCGAGCGGATGTGGCTGTACTGGACCGTTCAAGACACCGTGTCCCACAGCATCCACTACGCCGGGTACTCCCTCGTGCGCAACCTCTGGGAGCAGGCCCAGCACGTGCGGTCGGCGCTTCGCGGCCCGTGA
- a CDS encoding acyltransferase, producing MSELLQMPWRITNEVRRRLAYPYIRCAFAYHGVAWGRGWRVLGMPIIQRHRSSTIVLGDGIYLRSWPRSNPLVPHHPVVLATRMAGARIEVGENCGFSGTTFVAAEQITVGNRVQIGSNASVVDTDFHPLRPEVRRENFNAGARAPIVIEDDVFVGMDSLILKGVTVGEGSVVGAGSVVSRDVPPGAVVAGNPATVVTELD from the coding sequence TTGTCCGAACTTCTACAGATGCCCTGGCGGATCACGAACGAGGTGCGCCGCCGGCTGGCCTACCCCTACATCCGGTGCGCCTTTGCGTACCATGGGGTGGCGTGGGGGCGCGGGTGGCGCGTCCTGGGCATGCCCATTATTCAGCGGCACCGGTCGAGCACAATCGTACTCGGGGATGGAATCTATCTTCGGTCGTGGCCGCGGTCGAATCCCCTAGTGCCCCACCACCCGGTAGTGCTCGCGACTCGGATGGCAGGCGCGCGGATTGAGGTGGGCGAGAATTGCGGCTTCTCGGGGACGACGTTCGTGGCGGCCGAACAGATCACGGTTGGCAACCGCGTGCAGATCGGCTCGAACGCCTCGGTCGTAGACACGGACTTCCACCCGCTGCGGCCGGAGGTGCGGCGCGAGAACTTCAACGCCGGGGCCCGTGCGCCCATCGTAATCGAGGACGACGTGTTTGTCGGGATGGACAGCCTGATCTTGAAGGGCGTGACAGTGGGGGAAGGGAGCGTGGTGGGCGCGGGGAGCGTCGTGAGCCGCGACGTGCCGCCGGGGGCGGTGGTGGCAGGCAACCCGGCCACGGTCGTCACCGAGCTGGATTAA
- a CDS encoding PqqD family protein: protein MVEHKDMTNASTVVASDGVTSTEIEGEHVLLDLDEGIYYGLNSVGGAIWKELQEPTSVEAIVRAITDAYDVGREECREDVLALLDDLQDNGLVDVREA from the coding sequence ATGGTTGAACACAAAGACATGACGAACGCCTCTACTGTCGTCGCGTCCGACGGCGTCACCTCCACGGAAATCGAAGGGGAGCATGTTCTTCTGGACCTTGACGAGGGAATCTACTACGGACTCAACTCGGTCGGAGGGGCGATCTGGAAAGAACTGCAGGAGCCGACGTCCGTCGAGGCGATTGTCCGTGCGATCACGGACGCCTACGATGTAGGGCGCGAAGAATGCCGGGAGGACGTTCTTGCGCTTCTCGATGACCTGCAGGACAACGGGCTCGTGGACGTCCGCGAGGCGTAG
- a CDS encoding asparagine synthase-related protein: protein MSGIAGIYHLDGRPVDEEIDRMVGAMEHRGPDGIHTWREGPVGLGHCLLQTTPEDRYESLPLVDRTGSYVVTADARIDNRRALIGTLTPPAPDGRPVTDTEIILEAYKRWGRDCPKKLLGAFSFCVWDAREQYLFCARDHFGVKPLYYCQLHEQLFAVASEVKSLLQIEAVPQTLNEMRIADQLGYFGGDKESTYFKSIRRIPPAHAKTVGKAQSDSIEYWSLDPGRTLNLDSREDYAEAFRELFTTAVSDRMRSQAPIGCMLSGGLDSSSVACAAHQVRDKQADDRIRTISCVFDETPESDEREYISAVLEAHDFAHTSFRGDSINPIYPFLDTLSGALDIPLRGGGNLYVQHKAYDILQSDGARVVLSGFDGDSTVSHGFGRLRELAEAGRWFSFARVVRAYAQNMGRSAYEIARPYLIHFIAGPVVSRIPGYQRLRHATRGILGDGEEDDTFIDQDDLLDSDFADRSGWTERKRSILKEARKNTTGQRDLQHRRLTGGGIVAALEETERTAALVGIEARFPFWDRRLVEFCLAAPPELKLGKGWTRRIHRLGTDGILPEKIRWRRDKGNLGHAFRRQLVDANAGRLSELLSRPLRIRDYVNVDTVRKCCDSALDSGQTTSVEAHHLWNVLTLELWLRRFEEG, encoded by the coding sequence ATGAGCGGGATTGCGGGCATTTACCATCTCGACGGGCGGCCCGTCGACGAGGAGATCGACCGGATGGTGGGGGCCATGGAGCACCGCGGGCCGGACGGGATTCACACGTGGCGAGAGGGTCCGGTGGGGCTCGGGCACTGCCTACTCCAAACGACGCCTGAAGACCGGTACGAGTCGCTACCGCTGGTGGACCGGACTGGAAGCTACGTCGTCACCGCGGATGCGCGAATCGACAATCGTCGTGCGCTCATCGGCACGCTCACCCCACCTGCACCGGACGGACGCCCGGTCACGGACACCGAGATCATCCTCGAGGCATACAAACGGTGGGGACGGGACTGTCCCAAGAAACTGCTGGGGGCCTTTTCATTCTGCGTGTGGGACGCTCGTGAACAATATCTTTTCTGTGCTCGAGACCACTTTGGGGTGAAGCCGCTGTATTACTGTCAGCTACACGAGCAACTCTTTGCGGTCGCCTCCGAGGTAAAATCACTCCTTCAGATTGAAGCCGTCCCGCAAACCTTGAACGAGATGCGCATCGCGGATCAACTCGGGTACTTTGGGGGGGACAAGGAAAGCACGTACTTCAAGAGCATACGACGGATTCCGCCCGCGCATGCGAAGACGGTCGGCAAGGCGCAAAGCGATTCTATCGAGTACTGGTCGTTGGATCCCGGCCGGACATTGAACTTGGACTCCCGAGAGGACTACGCGGAGGCATTCCGCGAGCTGTTCACGACCGCCGTGTCGGACCGCATGCGGAGCCAGGCCCCCATTGGATGCATGTTGAGCGGTGGGCTGGACTCCTCGTCCGTCGCGTGCGCGGCACATCAGGTCCGCGATAAGCAAGCGGATGATCGCATACGCACCATTTCGTGTGTGTTCGACGAGACGCCCGAAAGCGACGAGCGGGAATACATCTCCGCTGTTCTTGAGGCGCATGACTTCGCGCACACTTCCTTCCGCGGAGACTCAATCAATCCCATATACCCATTTTTGGACACTCTCTCCGGCGCGCTGGATATTCCGTTGCGGGGAGGGGGCAATCTATACGTGCAGCACAAGGCATATGACATCTTGCAGTCCGATGGGGCCCGCGTGGTCCTGAGTGGGTTCGATGGGGACAGCACGGTCTCACACGGCTTCGGGCGGCTCCGTGAGCTGGCCGAAGCCGGACGCTGGTTTTCGTTTGCCCGCGTGGTGCGGGCGTACGCTCAGAACATGGGGAGGAGCGCTTACGAGATTGCCCGGCCATACCTGATTCACTTCATTGCGGGACCAGTTGTCTCACGCATCCCCGGGTACCAGCGCCTCCGCCACGCGACGAGGGGGATTCTGGGTGATGGGGAAGAAGACGATACATTCATCGACCAAGACGACCTACTAGATTCCGACTTCGCAGACCGTTCGGGCTGGACGGAGCGGAAGCGCAGCATTCTGAAGGAGGCGCGAAAAAATACCACCGGCCAGCGCGATCTCCAGCATCGGCGCCTCACGGGCGGTGGCATCGTTGCGGCCCTGGAGGAAACAGAGCGCACGGCCGCCCTCGTGGGCATCGAGGCACGATTCCCATTCTGGGACCGCCGGCTCGTCGAGTTTTGCCTCGCGGCCCCTCCGGAGCTGAAGCTGGGGAAAGGCTGGACGCGTCGGATTCACCGACTTGGGACGGACGGTATTCTGCCGGAGAAGATTCGGTGGCGCCGAGACAAAGGAAATCTGGGACATGCGTTTCGACGGCAACTTGTCGACGCCAACGCAGGCCGACTCAGTGAGCTCTTGTCGCGCCCACTGCGCATTCGCGACTACGTGAATGTGGACACGGTTCGGAAGTGCTGCGACTCGGCCCTCGACTCAGGTCAAACCACAAGCGTAGAAGCTCATCACCTGTGGAACGTGCTCACGCTTGAACTTTGGCTTCGCCGTTTCGAAGAAGGCTAA